One segment of Rubripirellula amarantea DNA contains the following:
- a CDS encoding sugar phosphate isomerase/epimerase family protein, translating into MKSCITISLVEEARGGPFVLWDGLEASVNYAAELGYDAVEIFAPGVEAIDADSLGKLLDKTGLKLAALGTGAGWVKHKLQLADADAGRREQARSFVRSIIDCAGAFGAAAIIGSMQGPSGHTGDAETARGYLAEALEDGGAHAAQYKVPLIYEPLNRYETKQCCTVADGVALLESLSTDNVRLLCDLFHMNIEETDIAQALLSGGKWVGHIHFVDSNRRPVGLGHMNYTPIIAALREIGYDGYLCAEAFPYPDPHEAARQTKRAFDYWTQS; encoded by the coding sequence ATGAAATCCTGCATCACCATTAGTCTCGTAGAAGAAGCCCGTGGCGGGCCGTTTGTACTATGGGATGGACTCGAAGCATCCGTCAATTATGCGGCCGAGTTGGGTTACGATGCAGTCGAGATTTTTGCGCCAGGGGTGGAAGCTATCGACGCCGACTCACTCGGCAAACTATTGGACAAGACTGGGTTAAAGTTGGCCGCTCTCGGGACTGGCGCAGGATGGGTCAAGCACAAGTTGCAACTGGCGGACGCGGACGCAGGTCGACGCGAACAGGCAAGGTCGTTTGTGCGATCGATCATTGATTGCGCAGGAGCATTTGGTGCAGCAGCGATTATTGGTTCAATGCAGGGACCTAGCGGTCATACCGGCGACGCCGAAACCGCGAGAGGATACTTGGCCGAGGCACTTGAGGATGGGGGTGCCCATGCGGCGCAGTACAAAGTCCCGTTAATCTACGAACCGCTCAATCGCTATGAGACAAAGCAGTGTTGCACGGTCGCCGACGGGGTCGCACTGCTTGAATCGCTATCCACCGATAACGTGCGACTGCTGTGTGACTTGTTCCACATGAACATTGAAGAAACAGACATTGCCCAAGCACTCCTTAGCGGCGGGAAGTGGGTGGGACACATTCACTTTGTCGATAGCAATCGTCGTCCGGTGGGACTTGGTCACATGAACTACACACCGATCATCGCAGCCCTGCGGGAGATCGGTTACGACGGCTATTTGTGTGCCGAAGCATTCCCCTACCCTGATCCGCACGAGGCCGCACGTCAGACCAAACGCGCCTTCGACTATTGGACACAGTCGTAG
- a CDS encoding FliM/FliN family flagellar motor switch protein, with product MTSPSQGTEGTFSGYSKAVLTIETVVSVTLARKNVPLNRIVDLVPGSMLTFDNHCDEPLVLEAGGKSIATGETVKIGDKFGLRIREVLVRKAS from the coding sequence ATGACTAGTCCTTCGCAAGGGACCGAGGGCACCTTCAGTGGCTACTCAAAGGCTGTTTTGACTATCGAGACAGTGGTCAGCGTCACCTTGGCTCGCAAAAACGTGCCGCTAAACCGAATCGTCGATCTGGTGCCGGGATCCATGTTGACCTTTGACAACCATTGCGATGAACCGCTGGTATTAGAGGCCGGTGGAAAATCAATCGCGACCGGCGAAACCGTCAAGATTGGCGATAAGTTTGGGCTTCGCATCCGTGAAGTCCTCGTTCGCAAAGCTTCTTAG
- a CDS encoding SDR family oxidoreductase, producing the protein MVAASSLSALKGASCLVTGGAGFIGSHLVDTLLAAGASVRVLDNFSTGYEQNLVHLAGKSEVSVLHGDAADRDTVKDAVAGIDFIFHHSAMASVPRSMREPLLCHDWCATSTVNLLAEASAANVKRLVLASTSAAYGDSSFVSKRETDPTIPLSPYAASKLAAEGYCRAFNTGFGLETVVLRYFNVFGPRQDPQSEYSAVIPRFVSMILSGDRPVIYGDGEQSRDFVYVTDVARANMLAATQPKAAGMTFNIGRGQRTSLLELLSTLRTLLGQDIEPIHEPPRAGDVRDSLADVSEARNHLGFDAEVSIAQGLKQSIEYYRTVATMATS; encoded by the coding sequence ATGGTAGCTGCATCTTCACTTTCTGCATTGAAAGGCGCGTCCTGCCTCGTAACCGGCGGCGCGGGTTTCATTGGCTCGCACCTTGTTGATACGTTGCTCGCTGCTGGTGCAAGCGTTCGTGTACTTGATAATTTCAGTACCGGATATGAACAGAACCTTGTCCACTTGGCAGGCAAGTCCGAGGTGAGTGTCCTTCATGGTGATGCGGCTGATCGCGATACCGTGAAAGATGCAGTCGCCGGCATCGACTTTATCTTTCACCATTCGGCGATGGCCAGCGTTCCGCGTAGCATGCGTGAACCTTTACTGTGTCACGATTGGTGCGCCACCAGTACCGTGAATCTGCTTGCCGAGGCATCTGCTGCGAACGTCAAGCGACTCGTGCTTGCTTCCACCAGCGCAGCGTACGGCGATTCCTCGTTTGTGTCGAAACGTGAAACGGATCCTACGATTCCGCTTTCCCCCTATGCAGCGTCCAAGTTGGCGGCTGAGGGTTATTGCCGTGCGTTCAATACTGGCTTTGGGCTCGAAACGGTCGTGCTGCGATATTTCAACGTATTCGGTCCGCGTCAGGATCCCCAAAGTGAATACAGCGCCGTGATTCCTCGGTTCGTTTCGATGATTCTTTCTGGTGATCGTCCAGTGATCTACGGTGATGGGGAACAATCTCGCGACTTTGTCTATGTCACGGATGTTGCTCGCGCGAACATGTTGGCGGCAACGCAGCCCAAGGCGGCCGGCATGACATTCAACATCGGCCGCGGGCAGCGAACGTCGCTGTTAGAGCTGCTTTCCACACTTCGCACGTTACTCGGTCAAGACATTGAACCGATCCACGAACCACCGCGGGCGGGCGACGTTCGTGATTCGCTTGCCGACGTCAGCGAAGCCAGGAATCACCTTGGATTTGATGCTGAGGTCTCGATAGCCCAAGGACTCAAGCAAAGCATTGAGTACTACCGAACGGTTGCAACGATGGCTACCTCTTAG
- a CDS encoding NRDE family protein gives MCLLAVQYRLVPESPILVAANREEYVDRPSLSPSIQSGKPRVLCGVDQKGGGTWLGVNQNGLFVGLCNRATTMPLFGQRSRGLLALDLLRCTSAVRALEKAETEFAKTRYEGCNIIVADAKNGYAIHADERQEVVELKDGLNIIGSRNLNDPDDQRVQMARRLLTLQTLDSPVKFLAVASKVFARSPVGPGRPSMVVRHGDYATVSSTLIALGVKPRDAIYQFSNGAPDQSKYEDFSPMLRDILSRGLREARTKAKAQS, from the coding sequence ATGTGCTTACTGGCTGTTCAATACCGCCTGGTTCCCGAGAGTCCGATTTTGGTCGCAGCCAATCGTGAAGAATACGTCGACCGACCGAGTCTCTCGCCTTCGATTCAATCTGGCAAACCAAGGGTATTATGCGGTGTTGACCAAAAGGGTGGGGGAACTTGGCTTGGAGTCAACCAGAATGGGTTGTTTGTCGGCTTATGCAATCGTGCGACGACGATGCCATTATTCGGGCAGCGTTCACGAGGCCTGTTGGCACTAGACCTGCTTCGATGCACCTCAGCGGTTCGTGCGCTTGAAAAGGCAGAAACCGAGTTCGCTAAGACTCGTTACGAAGGCTGCAATATCATTGTCGCCGATGCGAAGAATGGCTACGCGATTCACGCTGATGAACGCCAAGAAGTGGTAGAGCTAAAAGACGGGCTCAACATCATCGGATCACGAAACCTGAACGATCCCGACGACCAACGCGTTCAGATGGCTCGCCGATTGCTAACGCTTCAGACCCTTGATTCGCCGGTGAAGTTCTTGGCTGTCGCCAGCAAAGTTTTTGCTCGCAGTCCGGTTGGTCCAGGCCGTCCCAGCATGGTGGTACGCCACGGCGATTACGCCACCGTCAGCAGTACGTTGATTGCTTTGGGCGTAAAACCTCGCGATGCAATTTATCAGTTCAGCAACGGCGCACCCGACCAATCCAAGTACGAGGACTTCTCGCCGATGTTGCGAGATATCCTTAGTCGGGGACTGCGTGAAGCTCGAACCAAGGCAAAGGCTCAAAGCTAG